The genomic window GGGGTATTCAGAAATATTGAGCTGACTCATATCAGGATAGTTAATTGATGGTCCATGATAAGGTGTGCCACTTGGCCAGGATTGCAATGGTGCAGTAGGAATACCATTATGCCCAGCTGGTGGTGGACATGAGTTGCTTCTATGTGAATTTGATGCTTGAAAATTGCCAGATCCACTGTGAGGACGATGATTCACTGGACTATGTGGTTTTGGTGGCTGAGAGGATTGGGGTTTCTGGTATTTGGGATGACAATGGCTAGTCGCAGTGACAAAATCAGGAGCACCATTTTTAGCTGCAGACTCGGTTGACACACCAGGCTTTTTACCATGGTAGAAGTCATCACGAGCACTCTTTTGATGGGAATGAGCTGATTTTGCAGGCTTTTTGAACTGGGAAAAGGGCTGAGTTTTTGGTGTACTCGATTGGTTCACCTTTGCCCCATCATGCAATTCAGAACTTGGTAATGACGATGATGGCGGAATATGAGATTGATTTGGCTGGCTAGCAGTGCTTCCTTTAGAACTATCAGCAACACCATCAACTGAATTTTCCTCATTGTTTACTGGCTTAGATACATTATCCGTCTGGTATTTCCGAGGTTGCCTCACTTTATATTGTTTATCTCCCTTTTCATTACCAGCTTTTTGCTGATCAAACTGAATGCTATTCTGCACTTCTGGAGTTGTGTCTGAAGAATCTGAAACCATGTTCTTCAATGCATCCAAATCGTCAACACTGCCATTTGCTGTGCTACTTATGTATGGTGACTCTCCTAGTGGTGGTGCCCCAGCCACAAGGCTTTTCCATAGCCAAACATCTTTAGCTGCAGCAGTAAGTGCTTGAGATACATTTGGAGGTTGTGCTAGTAGAATATTATACTGCTTCATTTTAAGCTTATGAAGGGCATTTGAGAAGTCCCGATCACCCGATATTAGCAAATAATTTGCTGGTGGAGGGTTATCAATGGCCCAGAATAGCATGTCAACTAAGATCTTCTTATCACTTGCATCTTTGATGCCTGCCAATTGTTAGAAGAAACCAGAAACATCAGTTGACAACATTCAGCCATCACATAGAGGGATAGAAAGATGTTATAACATTCAGTGATTAAAAAGGTGCAGATGTATGAGAGTTACAGAAAAACTTCTTGAATATACCAAGCTTCTGGTATGCAAGATATGTTCATAATGAGGTTTGGAAACAGATGACAATAAACACATAGCTGTGTCATGTCCGCTAAACAATTGCCAGAGAAATATCATAGGCACAAACATATAGTGGTGATGGACTCATTCTTCAACGCAAAAGAAATATCATCAGGATAGCAAATGCTAACTAAGACAGTAACAATGATTCACTCATTACTCAATAAAGAAAACGGCACCTCATAAGAATAAACATCATGCCATTGACAATTACCACACATGCTTGTAATCAACCCTTACCAATTCAAATACTTGAtaaatcctagaaaaatccaaataaattttGGTTTAAAATGACACAGAAGCCAAAGACTAGTGGTTGTGAAGAAACAATTAGCTTAGCAATTGCAATGAATGGTAAGTTTTCTTTACAGGTACATCAAAACGAGTAAGAGATGCATGGCATATAATCAACCATTCCAAAAGGAACGTATTCTTTTGACTCTGTGCGCTCCTATCTACAGCTTTGACAATAAACTGTTGCTGTTATATATTGGCAACCATAAAATTGTGATATTACACCAAAAAACAGGGGAGCCTATACGACACTGAAATTTTATCCCTGAAACAAAAATGATTCTTCCGGTGTGCACTGGTTAACAAAATTCCACAGATTCTACATAGGAATACTTAGCATTTAAGTCCACAGGAGCACACAATGCATCCAAGGGTCAACAAAATAAGCCACAGAAACTATACGTTCTCATTTTCTCTTTCTTGttgtgttttaatttttttcttcttaagaTAATATTGCGAGTAATCAAAACCATTTCAAAAACACTATACCATGATAACAATCAGCCTCCTTCACTACACTtatcaaaggaaaaaaaatacaactatTGGAACTTTCAAAATCATATCACACAAATATAATCACAGTCAAATTAATAGCAAGTCCATGAACAAtagcaaacaaacacaacagAGTCCACGGGCACGATCACACCTGAAGACCCCCTTCAAATATCACCTCGCCCCCGTCATCACATCAAGAGAACACAAATGTGTAGAACCCTACAGAACAAACCAAAACGTCCAACATCACAAACCCTAAATCGATCACTTTCCCCACCCACACCATCAACACCACAGCAACCCTGCCAAAGCCAGCATAGTCCGCAAGCCTAAAAAGTATGATCCATCAGATGAAGCGCACCTCCAAAAAAGAAACTTCCAAACATTAAGATTTCACTACTATCCTGAAGTATTACAACAGATCCACCAAATTGAAGTAAACCGAAGCATCGAGAGCGAAAAGTTGCAGCAACCGATCTGTTCAGTTCGGAGGCAATCGGAACGGCGCGACTCGCATGCATTGGCAAGGGGTCAATGGATCAACTCGACAGGAGCAATTAGGGAGCAAGCGGGGGTGGTTTGGGAGTACGGCGGGGTGGTTGGGCCGTACCGGCGGGGACGTGGTTGAGGGCGATGCCGGTGCTGGAGAGGGCGTACTGGACGTGCTGGGGGACGCAGTTGGTGTCCCCGTAGGCGGAGATGGTGATTGGGCCGGTgtagccggcggcggcgagggcggaggTCATGTTCTGGACGATGAGGTGGGGGTCGCTGCCACGGGGGACATGGCAGTTCTCGATGTCCCACCACACCGAGGTCTTCACCGTTGCGTACTcccccatcgccgccgccgccgccgccaccgcctgccCCGATTTCACCGGCGGAGAAATGGGGTTGGGTTTTCTTTTATGGTTTGATACGGCGGCGAGGTGGCTTCGGAAGCAACGTATTGTTTGCTTTGTTTTAAAAAGCGTTACAATTGCTTATTAAGGGCACGCTAGTTTCCATTTTCCTCTTTGATATTTAAAGTATGCTTAAGATTTCTGTCAATATTTCCAAACAGAAAAGTTTTTCTGATAGAATAAGCCAATTTAAGGAACGATAAAATTGTAAAAACTCATATGCAACTTTGAAGGTCCAATAAAAAAACCTATATATTTTATCGGACTACCATGCAACTCTTATTTGGTGTCAAATAACTCTTAGCATTGTTTGAACATATGATGTTTGTTTGTCTGACTTCCAAAATTAAGCAGTGGTTTTTAGAATGAATTTTTTAGTCTCATCAATCATTAAACTGGATCCATCACTCTAGTTTTGTACACTTAAGTAGGTCGAATATTCAAAAGTATTTAATATAGAGTCTAAATAATAAAATACTATGTGATTTAAATGGTCCCATATATATCGGAAGTAGAGTTAGATATAGTTACACCACTCTAAAAACCTTAGTAACTCATGTAGGGACCACATCGTGTGGTCAAAGTCATGGATTGTTTTTTACAAACTCCAAAGTTGCATGTGAGAGATAAGAGAAAAGGAAGTtgtatgattttttataaaCCCCTAAGTTGCAGATAAGTTTTACAATATTATTCACGTGAAAGTTGAAGAGTACAAATTTTTATCTAGCAATATTGCCTAAGTACCAACACAAAGATCATTAACatgaaaaatatcatcataTATTTCATTGGCACGCGTGTTGTATATATTATTATCAGACTCGTACAATATTTTCAAATTGCTAAAAATTAGTGATAGTATTCGGCTAATTATCTTAAATTTATATCTTTTCTAATTGAATCATGCACTTATAACATAATCGATATGTGATTAAACAATTGATTTGGGATCgcaaatttttttaataactgcatgcatatatttagtttaaattttatgaGGAAAAAATCATGTGTTTCAAACGACCTAAAATGTTATCAACTTACCCAAAAATAGCATGGTAAGAGTGATGGATTTTATAGTGGGGAAAAAGAAGTTTCCTCTAAAAATTCCTTGAAAAACCATCCGTTTTCAACCTAACCCGCGCTCAATTTAGGCACATCTCATATATAAACTCTTGTCTATTGACTATTGGTCAACCGATGACAGGCCTAAGATGTCGAGGTACAGTCGAGTGGACGACTTTTCTTGTTAAGTAGGTACATGACCCAACAACTGAAAAGCAATAAACAGACAAACGCTAGTGGAACCAGTTGCTACATCAGAGGACACGCAGAAGCAAAGCTGCCGCGTCAAAAGCAGAAAACGAAAGCTAAAATCCCTGCGCATGCATACAGGGAACGGAAACAACAGCCCAGCGCATACGGCCGCTTTATTAGTactgtttatttatattaagatttatataagagaaatagataaaaatatatataatatataagaTACTCAATAGATAGATGGGAATTTTGTAGGAGGTACGACTGTAAAGATAAACCATGCATACTAAGGACATGAAAAATTGTATTTCCCATGAGTATCAAACAGTTACGTGTAAAGCACATGATTTCCAGCCCAACTGAAGCAAATCCGTGAGTGATTTTTTCGAGGTGCTCGATTTATTCTGCATGTAGCACATGTGGTCGAAAACTTTAGGCTTTGCGAGACAGCTGCAATTGCAAGTCTTTAGTTTCACTGTAAGGAACTGTTTAAATtatatttaaattaattaattagatgagAGATAATACATGATCGTATGTCAACATGCCATGGGCTAACACATATCTCACCATAACAATCGTAGCCACCAAAGATTAAAACGAATCCAATTCCGATAGTCCCAGCATATATTTTATacctaagatcagaacacacgtCTCTACAATAAATTTCATCATATCAAGGTATTATAACAAGCaagtaatgtaaatatattataagtCTTTAAGTCATTACAAATTTAACGGTTTAAAGTAACGTAACACCAACTATCATTAGAGGGAACAAAATACATCAAATTTGTCCTAACTTGTTGATattactacgcagcggaaaacaaCTTATAAACAGCAAAATAGATGGTGCCATTACACTAAGGCACCATTCTATCACCATAAGTAGCCCACCACTACTCTTATCCGTCACCGACAATGATAGGCATAAAGTAATAGTACACTATTTCATCATCACtgcaaaaactcaacaaaaacAATGTGAGTacaaggtactcgcaagacttactaAATAGTAGGTATATTTAATAatccaactccaaggattatacacTTTAGGATGAGTAGCAAGGAATCGGTCACAAGGTTAAATAAATTTACACGCAAAAGtcatttatcaacttaagagtGTGAGCACATACAAAACTTAACAACTTGTATATTCCTATTCTAAGATCATAAACATAACATGTCTATCACATGAGCATACTCTTCTCAACATAACCCTTCACTAGCCACTTCCCAATATATCATAAATAACTTAACatcggaactctacgattgatatGGATGATGTCCGTGATATGagatccgggggttcccgagtcccgaggccaagacAGTGCAGTgtcacatggcgccttccctcagggaccacctccccgagggcccgagggaagctAGGTCTGGGaggtggtgctcggggccaagaacagttggctCCCGAGTACTCAAAGTACCCCGAgaacccgagaagagccaggtccgagagggagtgcttggggccaagaacagttagcccccgagtactcagagtaccctgaggacccgagaagagccaaatccgggagtgggcgctcggggccaagaacagttagtccctgagtacccagagtatcccgagaacccgagaagagccaggtccgggagtgtGCGCTCGGGAACAAGAGCatttggtccccgagcacccagagtgccccgagcacccggcaagccccatgccggtggaccccgcagggactccacgacgaggtgtcgatcggtgggaggcccgatgccgtatttaatGGGGATGTGGGCAGTCACGttcaaccactctcccccatgcctgtcgtactgaatacgtcagtccctaccacaaCTTGGCAGGAATgtgtgggcacaattaatacgatgggtcccatcgcatgtcccctcgcgggccCCATaaagaaagacggcttgaagatatcttcgatagGCTTAAGGCTCATCGCCTATCGCCCTGTTGCATCAGACCGCGTCAGgcctactctgaccagacggtCATGAGAGaagtactcagaggctggccggtgggcgcccctgcgcctgccAAAGTTAGGACGTGAAGACCGATGGGACAGTCCGAGGGatatattttcaaccctctgtaacatcaactgtagactcatgatggttgctttctatttattatTTACGAGAACTTGTGctctcgttctgggcactccctagAGGACCTCCCcctggtagataaaaggggggagcacttcgtagagaggggaaaaggaagctcaagacttcGGATAGCCGATAGAACAGCAGAAGCTAGAGATGGAAAAGCAGCtacttgtaacacagagaaaaacgagagagctagagatccagataaaggcattcgaagagcattgataatatattagacacacaggagtagagtattacgcctccgtacggcctgaacctgtctaaatccttggtgcattcattactACTAGCCAACGACGAttcatcccgcctaagtcccacacgcattaacctcacgtacgaggtagatccaggaccagccccccgatcgaatctcaaaaggggtccctcaagatccctgcttgcggtgttcatccaccaacAGATGGATAGAAACATACTCATAACTGAGAGTgcggtaattcaaattgatcaTACACCCTACatggggtacatctttaccatACAACTTGGGTCCATTCTCTTGGCCCTCAAGATAATATTTCTCATACtcgaaactacccacttgcacttgCCCCTATAGCACCGGAGTTACTGCGAGCGTGTCTTGAAACCTATGGCTCCCCTCTatcttgcttctcctcatcattttttttacgCGTCATAAGGCATGTCGGGGGTGATCTCTAGTAATGAATCTGTGGTGTACCGAATGACTGAGTGGTTTGCCATAGTATACCGTGGTCACTATGCGACGAGTGGTCGTGGTCGGATCTGGTCGCACCACTTAGATCCCAGGTGAACGCATGTTCGCCCTGAGAGTGGTCATTGACGCAGCTCGCTTTTGTGGTCGACATAGGAAACTGCATCCCGATGGGAGGTTAAATGTCTGGAGAGAGAAAatgtgggagagagaaataTTAATTGCAGCCAAACCCGAGGGAATTTTAGTTCTCCACGCGCGGCCTTTCGAATTTTGAGTGGACCGAACCCTGTGGCGGTTGAGATATCGTGGCGACCCTTTAAATAGGAGCACCTATAGTTTCCCATGAATCCTTTCATCGCCCCCCTTAGCCTCCAAGCTTTCACACTAAGAGCCCTTCGTCTCCATCTCTGTTTTTGCCCTCACAACATCTTCCATCGTCATCCGATGGCGCACACCGGTaatgtgaaaggacaatgatgtcgcctagagggggggtgaataggcgtttttacagaaattcgtccccttttattgttagcctaaacttgcagcgaaatataaactaacgggtttttcataagtgaaaaacctaaatatgctaagctcaactagtgcacaatcaccctaaataagtgtgaaaattacaattttaagttgacaaaaattactctaatttagcaagagatatgcaataaacttaaattgaaaatggctaaaaacactgttcatatgcctgaaattactgtttaccaaatactccggtgaaaga from Phragmites australis chromosome 14, lpPhrAust1.1, whole genome shotgun sequence includes these protein-coding regions:
- the LOC133890065 gene encoding uncharacterized protein LOC133890065 — its product is MGEYATVKTSVWWDIENCHVPRGSDPHLIVQNMTSALAAAGYTGPITISAYGDTNCVPQHVQYALSSTGIALNHVPAGIKDASDKKILVDMLFWAIDNPPPANYLLISGDRDFSNALHKLKMKQYNILLAQPPNVSQALTAAAKDVWLWKSLVAGAPPLGESPYISSTANGSVDDLDALKNMVSDSSDTTPEVQNSIQFDQQKAGNEKGDKQYKVRQPRKYQTDNVSKPVNNEENSVDGVADSSKGSTASQPNQSHIPPSSSLPSSELHDGAKVNQSSTPKTQPFSQFKKPAKSAHSHQKSARDDFYHGKKPGVSTESAAKNGAPDFVTATSHCHPKYQKPQSSQPPKPHSPVNHRPHSGSGNFQASNSHRSNSCPPPAGHNGIPTAPLQSWPSGTPYHGPSINYPDMSQLNISEYPRGIHDNQRLNVNYHPNHPGPSHIVQPGYGDYTYRHPTPPNMSSNMQNTGQWGANLGCPQPSSDSQGLVRYILDALEVLKTEKIPPTEQNIADCICYGNANLPNFDVKKALQLAMQQQAVVMKKLGKMPFFLGKNENLWKCVNIMDDNAKYPKETLHAVHRFVSSTPGYSAIKDSQSRYQAATLLKKACLKNLALAEVLQVLNIIINTKKWFVPHSSGWQPLSFNLIVVDATANAGGKA